A segment of the Xenopus tropicalis strain Nigerian chromosome 6, UCB_Xtro_10.0, whole genome shotgun sequence genome:
cctggagccgTTTGCAAAGGAAGGTCCAACATTCCCGCTGAGAGGGGCTTATTGGTGGTTATAGGGGCTGAGAGGGGCAAGGAGCTTATTGGTGGTTATAGGGACTGAGAGGGGTAAGGGGCTTATTGGCGGTTATAGGGACTGAGAGAGGTAAGGGGCTTATTGGCGGTTATAGGGACTGAGAGGGGTAAGGGGCTTATTGGCGGTTATAGGGACTGGGAGGGGTAAGGGGCTTATTGGCGGTTATAGGGACTGGGAGGGATAAGGGGCTTATTGGCGGTTATAGGGGCTGAGAGGGGTAAGGGGCTTATTGGTGGTTATAGGGACTGGGAGGGGTAAGGGGCTTATTGGCGGTTATAATGGCTGAGAGGGGTAAGGGGCTTATTGGCGGTTATAGGGGCTGAGAGGGGTAAGGGGCTTATTGGCGGTTATAGGGGCTGAGAGGGGTAAGGGGCTTATTGGCGGTTATAGGGGCTGAGAGGGGTAAGGGGCTTATTGGCGGTTATAGGGACTGGGAGGGGTAAGGGGCTTATTGGCGGTTATAGGTACTGAGAGGGGTAAGGGGCTTATTGGCGGTTATAGGGGCTGAGAGGGGTAAGGGGCTTATTGGCGGTTATAGGGACTGAGAGGGGCAAGGGGCTTATTGGTGGTTATAGGGAGCGACGGATTTCAGTTATTATGGGGGTGCAACTAAATATTAAGTTACGGGGGCCAATAATTGTGTCCGGCCCATTTGTGGAGTTTTGTGAGACATTACGTCCCATTGGCTGTTCCAATACCCGCGGGGAATAAACGAGTTACTGCAATAACTGGGTGCCAACAATATTGcccatgtgtatatatttatatagtaaaacTCCCGCCGCAGACGAGCCgtacggagggggggggggggtcagtcgcTGGGGGGCTTCCGGGGGCGGAGCCAAATCCCTGGAATCCGCGGCAGAAACCAAAGGGGAGGGATTTGCGACGTGAGGGAAAATGAAGGAGGAGCCAAAGGAACAAACTCGATGCAGATTTTATTTGACAAAAACACTTTAATAAAACCCCAAACACAGAAATAACTTTATATTAACTGGGGGAGAATGATGGAAAGGGTTAATAATATCTGTGCCACGAGCTGCGGGCAGTTCTGTCGATTTGGCCCAATTAACCCCTACAATAGATTCCACTCGCACTGAAACTGGGGGTCAGTTATttatagctatctggttgctagggtcttgttcaccttagcaaccaggcagtgggttaatagaatagaaagtaacaatatatAGGTGTGAGGGCACACGAAGCTgctttataaaaacaataaataatgaagaccaattgcaaaaaaaatactgaagaccaactgcaaagttgccaGGAACAGGCCGATCTATAACTAAAACTTAATGTAAAGTTGCTCCTCCCCTTTGTACAGTTTTGGGCAGAACCAGCGACGCTGCCACCGAATCGGATCAGTATCCGGCTCCGCCCACCTCTGAAACTGGGGGATCTGAGTCGCTGCTGGAATTGCCCCCAGCAATGGGAGGAGCCTCTATACCCACTATAACCCGCCTGCTTAGGGTTCTGCCAATGTGCAGCGCCAAGTTCCCGCTAGACCCCACCCCCTGCGCAGTGTCACTGCTAAACCCCACCCCCGCACAATGTCCCCACTAAACCCCACCCCCTGCGCAGTTTCACTGCTAAACCCCGCCCCCTGCGCAGTTTCACTGCTAAACCCCACCCCCTGCGCAGTGTCACTGATAAACCCCACCCCCTGCGCATCGCCCCGCGTAACTGCTACTAACTGAGAACGTACTGAATAAAACCCCCCAGTGGGGGAGACTCTGGGTAATGCCCCCGGCTGCGGCACTGTACCCTCTGTATAATACTCTCCCGACCCAAGAGCTTGCACTCCACTGAGCTTAACATTTCTCCATCTTGACTTTTATCTTCCGCGGCTTCTTCCTGTCCCGGTGGATCGGGGGGCGCAGGAATTCCGCGCTGGTGTTGGGGTCCCCGCGCCTCAGTTTGCTGCAATGGGGAACAGAAAGGGAAAGGTCTCACAAACGGGGCAGTTACTCCCCTACTTGCACCCGCCCCCCCCGCCCAACCCacacaggggctgctgggagtttgtcGCCTGCACCACAGTCACACGTGGGGGGGgcccacagtcacacgaggggggggggcccacagtcacacgaggggggggggccacagtcacacgaggggggggggccacagtcacacgaggggggggccacagtcacacgaggggggggccacagtcacacgagggggggggccacagtcacacgaggggggggggccacagtcacacgagggggggggccacagtcacacgagggggggggccacagtcacacgagggggggggccacagtcacacgagggggggggccacagtcacacgagggagggggccacagtcacacgagggggggggcacagtcacacgaggggggggggcacagtcacacgagggggggggcacagtcacacgagggggggggcacagtcacacgagggggggccacagtcacacgaggggggggccacagtcacacgaggggggggccacagtcacacgagggggggccacagtcacacgagggagggggccacagtcacacgagggagggggcccacagtcacacgagggagggggcccacagtcacacgagggagggggcccacagtcacacgagggagggggcccacagtcacacgagggagggggccacagtcacacgagggggggggccacagtcacacgaggggggggggccacagtcacacgagggagggggcccacagtcacacgagggagggggccacagtcacacgaggggggggccacagtcacacgaggggggggggccacagtcacacgagggggggggccacagtcacacgagggggggggccacagtcacacgaggggggggccacagtcacacgaggggggggccacagtcacacgaggggggggccacagtcacacgagggggggccacagtcacacgagggggggCCACAGTCACGAGGGGGGGGACACAGTCACACGAGGGAGGGGgcccacagtcacacgagggagggggcccacagtcacacgagggagggggcccacagtcacacgagggagggggccacagtcacacgagggggggggccacagtcacacgaggggggggggccacagtcacacgagggggggggccacagtcacacgagggggggggccacagtcacacgagggggggggccacagtcacacgaggggggggccacagtcacacgagggggggccacagtcacacgaggggggggccacagtcacacgagggggggggccacagtcacacgaggggggggccacagtcacacgaggggggggccacagtcacacgagggggggccacagtcacacgaggggggggccacagtcacacgagggggggCCACAGTCACGAGGGGGGGACACAGTCACACGAGGGAGGGGgcccacagtcacacgagggagggggcccacagtcacacgagggagggggcccacagtcacacgagggagggggccacagtcacacgaggggggggccacagtcacacgaggggggggggccacagtcacacgagggggggggccacagtcacacgaggggggggccacagtcacacgagggggggggccacagtcacacgagggggggggccacagtcacacgaggggggggccacagtcacacgaggggggggccacagtcacacgagggggggCCACAGTCACGAGGGGGGGGacacagtcacacgagggggggcacagtcacacgagggggggcacagtcacacgagggggggcacagtcacacgaggggggggcacagtcacacgagggggcccacagtcacacgagggggcccacagtcacacgagggggggggcacagtcacacgagggagggggccacagtcacacgaggggggggggcacagtcacacgagggggggggcacagtcacacgagggggggggccacagtcacacgaggggggggccacagtcacacgaggggggggccacagtcacacgagggagggggccacagtcacacgagggagggggcccacagtcacacgagggaggggcccacagtcacacgagggagggggccacagtcacacgagggagggggccacagtcacacgaggggggccacagtcacacgagggggggggccacagtcacacgaggggggggccacagtcacacagtaccgcccccccccccacagacagacagacgggggccCAAACCCCACAAACAGAACTCACGCCCCCAGACTGGGCTCCTTGTAGTTCACTGGGTTCCGCCTCCTCCTGCCGAAGCCCCGGGGACACTGATCCTCGTCGGACTTGGGGGAAAGTTTAAAGGTTCCGGGAGTCGCGTTGGTCACGTCCTGTAGCGGCTGCACAGCTGGAACGGAACAGCAGAACTCAGGGAAAGTCCCATAGGAACGAAACCCAATTGGTACCGATGGTTCCTGTGCATGTGTTACtgatacaccccccccccctattacCCAACTGGTCTGTTCTACAGCCACTTACTGTTCCCTCCATGGGGGGGGCACCTACCCCTGCGCTCTTACTGTACTGTAACcgcttggttgtgccccccactaatactgctgtttcccgccttaacccttcctgccctgctgcccctcacattgggaatgccctccctgattgcccccagagagaatcctccctcagtctgttTAAAACTTAAAGACCCCCTATTGGGGCCCCGCACAGCccctgggaactggcacttatattatattgtcacccactgtgacctacagcccttatatttgcctatttgtgcctgtaagttaccctcccatatagattgtaagctctacggggcagggacctccatcctcttgtgtctttgactcttaacttattgcaactgtatcttgtatttattgttatactgtgtatttatccattatcttaatAACACCCTGTTGGTATGAAtctattctattgtacagcacaaacaaacaaaatggaGGGACCCCAAGGTGCCACGTACCCACTTCCTGCTCGTCTGCGCTTTGGTTCTGATCCCGCGTCTCGCCGTCTCCCCGTTCAGCAACTCCCTGCGCCCTGCAGCTCTCACCATAGACCCTGAAGTTGCTGCGCTCCTCGGGGGCCGGCAGTTCCAAGTCTGGGTTATTGCTGGGAGGTCTCTCTATAGAGAAGGAGGAGTCGGCTGTGGCGTCGGCAGAAGGGAATTCCAGGAAACTATTTCCCACCGTGGAGTCGAGAATCGATTCGCTGACCATATCGAGCAGGAAGGAATCGCTGGCCAATAGGCTGCGCAGAACCCGGGGCTTTTTGCTCAGCTGAGTAAGGGGCGGGTCTAGGAGGCTTTCCCGGACCAGGGGGCCAATGGGCTCTTTTGTGGGTAACACATGGGTTTTGCGTTTgtcggcaggggaggaggaataGCAGAAGGCACCGCCCCCAGGGGTAACTTTCCCGCTCGCACTGCCCAGCGCCCGTTTGTGGCCCTTACTCTCGGGCTCCGCACTCAGACCTTGTGTCTCGGGCACAATAAGGTCGTTACTTGCGTTGCTAGGAAACAAGTCGGGTTTGTGAATGACATAGGTTTCCCTCCGGTACCGCACGCCGTCTCTAGGAACGCCGCAGCCCGTAGCGGACGTTGTGGCTTCACAAGTGCTGACAAAATACGTTTCCCGGCGAAGGAGCGATTGGCCGCCCTCGGTGTTACTATGGAAACTGCTGAAAACGCCCCCAGTTTTCCCGAGGGAAAGCGACCCGCTGGCGTTTGCACTTGTTTCTGCGCTTCCCGTCTCTAAGCCCTGTCCCTGCTGTTTGGGTTTTCTCTTGACGATCCTGGTCTGTCTCTTTTTGGAGATCTCGGCAGTCGCTGTCTCGCTGCTTATCATGTGACTGCGTTTCGCCGTCTCGCTCTTTATTTCCTCCAATGGCTCCTCGGGCCGAGGGGGTTCCGTGCGTTCCCCGGGCAGGACCTGCTGCTCGCAGGAAGGTTCCGGAGCCAAATGAGTCGTTCCCTCATTCTCCCCCCACTGGTGTCTCTTCCCTCCAATCCCAGAGTCACATGTGATTTCAGTCTCCTCTTGTTTAATTGGCTGAGCCCAAGCAGGGGTCTCCGGATCCCCCAGAGCGTCTCTTGCGGCCGGTGGTGCAACAAGCGCAGGTTTTGCGTCGGCGTGGGGCTGAGTGTGACCCCCAATCTGTTCTTCATCTTTATCCTCTAAATCAAACCTTTTctcttttactttgcctttaatctgTTTATCAATAGACGTTGCACCATGTTTCTTGCTTGCGTGCGTTTTCTCGCGTTTGGCGACTTTCACCTTCCGTAATGCGGCCCCGTCTCGCTTTACTGGGATGCAGGACTTGGCTCTCTCGCCGTGGGTTTTGCTTAGTGATGAAACTGTGATTATAGGGGCGGAGCCATCGCTAGACGTCATTTCCATATCAGCGTCATAAACGGTTTTCTCCTGTCCGCCATTTTGCCCTGCAGCAGAAGGGACTCGGCCGACAGAAAGGGAACCGACACTTTGACCATTTGGCTCTAAAAGCAAATCTGCTGCGGTGCCTTCGGATTGGTCGGAATTTATTTGCGGGTCTGGGAGACTCTCGGCGGCCGCTGTGGTTCGTCGGACCCTTTGTGGTGAGTTCCATTCAGCCCCGGCCGGAGTCCACCCACTCGGCCCGGTTGTGCCGTTTCCCTCGGGGTTCGGCTCACACTCGGCCCAGTTGCCACTTTCTAGTCTGGGATTTGGGTTGAAGTCAGACTTACTGGAGTGCGCACTCGAGCGAGAGGCCGACGACGGTTTCTTCCTCTTTGTAACAAACCCACAAACGTCAGAATTCAGAACCTCCGAGACTCTGAGCTCCTGGCGGGGATCCTGCCCATTGGGCGAGTGGTTGGCCGCTCCCTCGGGGGCCCCGGGGATCCctgcaaaatacatttatacaaatgtCAGACACAAAACAGCAACACAAACCCCATTGGGCTCCCGGAGCCGAAACGATTGTACCAATAGGAGGAGCCGAGTGTTGCACATCCGATTGGATCACAGGGATTGGCCAATGAGCCATAAACCCCAGGACTCCCCTCCCCAGTTTTATGCGATAAGGATATATAAATTGGTATAAACACAGCTCCAGCTGCTCCATGTAGCGGCGCCCATACCCGCGGGCACATTGTAGCTGCAGCTCCTTTAGACCAATCCCGtggcttatctgcctgtgtatgccccccccccccccacctgatatttggcctaaaattcaccagatctcgatagggcaggtttgattctacTCGGATCAGGACCCACAACCACCATTTGATTGTTTGCTCCTAGGGCCGAATGATGGAATCAGCCCGATACTGCGCAGCTATTGGTGGCCCTATGGGGAGAAAGTCTggttgcttggcaacctcgccaactGACTCCCCCAGTGTGTGGGCCCTATAAGAAGAGCGGTAGGAAGTGAAAGAGGGCGGGGCTCTATTACCTGTCGCAGGTGCACTGTGTCGGGTCGACTGATTGGCCGATCTCTCTCTCAGGGATGTGGATAAAACAGAATTATCCATGGATGTTCCAGGCACCGGTTCTGCTGCGATGGTTCTTCTGCCCCCGATGGAGCTGGACGGAACCCTCAGGGCTGTTCCTGTTATTCTATAGCAGGGGGGGTAACGAATGAGACGTGAGCAGCGCCAGGGGGGGGGCaacattattacagagagaagggaatcatttaaccattaaataaacccaataggctgttctgcccccaataaggggtaattatatcttagttgggatcaagtacaggtactgttttattattacagagaaaagggaatcctttaaccatgaaataaacccaatagggctgttctgccccaataaggggtaattatatcttagttgggatcaagtacaggtactgttttattattacagagaaaagggaatcatttaaccattaaataaacacaatagggctgttctgccccaataaggggtaattatatcttagttgggatcaagtacaggtactgttttattattacagagaaaagggaatcatttaaccattaaataaacccaatagggctgttctgcccccaataaggggtaattatatcttagttgggatccagtacaggtactgatttattattacagagaacattcccttataatggagcctatggaagGGGCCTTCCCgtaagtcagagctttctggataatggatcccatacctgtagttgaacCACACTAAGTCACAATAAATCCCTATTGGGGGGCAGACAGTAAGTGCTGCTCCCAAGGACACGTGGGGGCGCCATTCCCAGTCACTGACTGAGCCCCATGAAATATTCCCATTAGACAATAAGTCCCGGGGCGGAACCCAGGAATTAGCGGCAGTGACGCGGAACATACAGACATTCTATTGGTTCCCATACAGGTAACGCACCGGAACCCCTGCTCCTCCCCCAGAGAGAGGGCGCTATGGCGGCTAAAGCGCTCGCTCCGCCGCGGTTCTGAAGTGGAAAGATCGGCCGAATGctggaaacaaaacagaaaatacaatttaaaaacaaagaatGTGAAATTCTAAAAAATTCCAATTTACTGAGAAACTCAATGTTTCCCTTAATGACCCCCCAGGGAAGCCAGTGAGTGGGGGTCAGTC
Coding sequences within it:
- the sgo2 gene encoding shugoshin 2, which produces MAAQPGAALLTLQSVKERMREKLQGPLRAVRLNTTLAAKIKTKTLNNSSILKISLKHNNKVLACALTAEREKSRRLESDRMFLQKEVTMLNFQNALLRQNLSLLNKMLKDIDLFMNVNLPAAIEISEIEHSADLSTSEPRRSERFSRHSALSLGEEQGFRITGTALRVPSSSIGGRRTIAAEPVPGTSMDNSVLSTSLRERSANQSTRHSAPATGIPGAPEGAANHSPNGQDPRQELRVSEVLNSDVCGFVTKRKKPSSASRSSAHSSKSDFNPNPRLESGNWAECEPNPEGNGTTGPSGWTPAGAEWNSPQRVRRTTAAAESLPDPQINSDQSEGTAADLLLEPNGQSVGSLSVGRVPSAAGQNGGQEKTVYDADMEMTSSDGSAPIITVSSLSKTHGERAKSCIPVKRDGAALRKVKVAKREKTHASKKHGATSIDKQIKGKVKEKRFDLEDKDEEQIGGHTQPHADAKPALVAPPAARDALGDPETPAWAQPIKQEETEITCDSGIGGKRHQWGENEGTTHLAPEPSCEQQVLPGERTEPPRPEEPLEEIKSETAKRSHMISSETATAEISKKRQTRIVKRKPKQQGQGLETGSAETSANASGSLSLGKTGGVFSSFHSNTEGGQSLLRRETYFVSTCEATTSATGCGVPRDGVRYRRETYVIHKPDLFPSNASNDLIVPETQGLSAEPESKGHKRALGSASGKVTPGGGAFCYSSSPADKRKTHVLPTKEPIGPLVRESLLDPPLTQLSKKPRVLRSLLASDSFLLDMVSESILDSTVGNSFLEFPSADATADSSFSIERPPSNNPDLELPAPEERSNFRVYGESCRAQGVAERGDGETRDQNQSADEQEVAVQPLQDVTNATPGTFKLSPKSDEDQCPRGFGRRRRNPVNYKEPSLGAKLRRGDPNTSAEFLRPPIHRDRKKPRKIKVKMEKC